A region of Anolis sagrei isolate rAnoSag1 chromosome 2, rAnoSag1.mat, whole genome shotgun sequence DNA encodes the following proteins:
- the LOC132768358 gene encoding 17-beta-hydroxysteroid dehydrogenase type 6-like, giving the protein MWIYLALAVFLYFVIRFYRERQTVENLGEKYVFITGCDSGFGNQVAKQLDIQGLQVLAACLTKEGAEELERLTSDRLKTTILDVTSTESVKAATEWVKGIVGSKGLWGLVNNAGIFGSACPNEWLTKEDFEKVLNVNLLGLIDVTLQMLPLLRKAKGRVVNVASILGRLSFCGGGYCPSKYGVEAFSDSLRRELNPFGVKVAIIEPGYFRTAMSHVQNALNWMEHRWINVTQEIKDSYGQTYYTNLYKLLREDLSSRCDTNLYLVTDCMEHALISKHPRTRYSAGWDAQFFFIPLSYLPTALADLILTWSKPKPAQAI; this is encoded by the exons ATGTGGATCTATCTGGCACTGGCAGTCTTCCTGTATTTTGTAATACGGTTCTACCGGGAGAGACAGACTGTGGAGAACCTCGGGGAGAAATATGTCTTCATCACTGGCTGTGATTCTGGCTTTGGGAACCAGGTGGCCAAGCAATTGGATATCCAGGGCCTGCAGGTCTTGGCAGCTTGCCTCACCAAGGAAGGAGCAGAAGAACTGGAGAGGCTGACATCCGACCGGCTGAAAACCACCATCTTGGATGTCACCAGCACAGAGAGTGTGAAGGCAGCAACCGAGTGGGTGAAAGGAATCGTGGGGAGCAAAG GGCTCTGGGGTTTGGTGAACAATGCTGGCATTTTTGGTTCCGCGTGCCCCAACGAGTGGCTGACCAAGGAAGACTTTGAGAAAGTGCTGAATGTCAATCTCCTCGGGCTGATAGATGTGACTCTGCAAATGTTGCCCCTATTGAGGAAGGCCAAGGGAAGGGTGGTCAACGTGGCCAGTATCCTAGGTCGGCTCTCTTTCTGTGGAGGAGGCTACTGCCCTTCTAAGTATGGGGTGGAGGCTTTTTCTGACTCCCTCAG GCGTGAGCTCAACCCATTTGGAGTCAAAGTAGCTATAATAGAGCCAGGATACTTCAGGACAGCCATGAGCCATGTCCAAAACGCCCTTAACTGGATGGAGCATCGGTGGATCAATGTCACACAGGAAATCAAAGACAGCTATGGCCAGACCTACTACACCAATC TGTATAAGTTACTTAGAGAAGATCTCTCATCTCGGTGCGACACAAACCTCTACCTGGTTACGGATTGCATGGAGCACGCCTTGATATCCAAGCATCCTCGTACACGCTATTCTGCGGGCTGGGATGCCCAGTTCTTCTTCATTCCTCTCTCTTACTTGCCCACAGCCTTGGCGGATTTGATCCTGACCTGGTCTAAACCAAAACCTGCTCAAGCCATATGA
- the PRIM1 gene encoding DNA primase small subunit: protein MAEFDSGALPDLLPLYYRRLFPFGLYGRWLRYGDVMKNYFQRREFSFTLRDDIYVRYQSFNTPQELEKEIQKMCPYKIDIGAVYSHKPIQHNTVHLGAFQAQEKELVFDIDMTDYDDVRRCCSSAEICSKCWTLMTIAIRIIDRSLVEDFGIKHRLWVYSGRRGVHCWVCDDSVRKWSSTLRSAAVEYLTVVKGGEETIKKVVLLENIHPFIRKSIDVIKEYFEEYALVGQDILGSKESYEKVLALVPESVRENISSEFRKKNHDSLQRWSILKKQIKQRTEWEIMLQYCFPRLDINVSKGINHLLKSPFSVHPKTGRISVPIDLKKVDEFDPFAVPTISQLCHELDTIKKDDVDGKENGGDAEGSRKSRDYRKTSLAPYVKVFEQFVEELESSQRGERLNASDMQMDF from the exons ATGGCAGAGTTTGACTCGGGCGCTTTGCCGGACTTGCTGCCCCTTTATTACCGCCGCCTCTTCCCCTTCGGCCTTTATGGACGGTGGCTGCGCTACGGCGACG tGATGAAAAATTACTTTCAGCGGCGAGAGTTTTCATTCACGCTCCGCGATGATATCTATGTGCGGTACCAATCTTTCAACACACCCCAAGAACTGGAGAAAGAGATACAGAAAATGTGTCCGTACAAAATTGACATTGGAGCCGTGTATTCACACAAG CCCATCCAGCACAACACAGTTCACCTAGGTGCTTTCCAAGCCCAGGAGAAAGAGCTGGTGTTTGACATAGACATGACAGATTATGACGATGTTAGAAGATGCTGCAG CTCTGCAGAGATCTGCTCCAAATGCTGGACTCTCATGACTATAGCCATCCGCATCATAGATCGATCGCTTGTAG AGGATTTTGGCATCAAGCACCGCCTTTGGGTATATTCAGGACGGAGAGGAGTGCACTGCTGGGTGTGTGATGATTCAGTCCGGAAGTGGTCTTCAACACTCCGCTCCGCAGCCGTGGAATATCTCACCGTAGTGAAG GGTGGCGAAGAGACCATCAAGAAGGTGGTTCTACTGGAAAATATTCACCCTTTCATCAG GAAATCTATAGACGTGATAAAGGAATATTTTGAAGAATACGCCCTTGTTGGTCAAGACATACTTGGAAGTAAAGAGAGTTATGAAAAAGTGTTGGCTTTGGTCCCAGAAT CAGTCCGAGAAAATATTTCATCAGAATTTCGGAAGAAAAACCATGATTCACTCCAGCGCTGGAGCATTTTGAAAAAACAG ATAAAGCAACGCACCGAGTGGGAAATCATGCTGCAGTACTGCTTTCCTCGGCTGGATATTAATGTCAGCAAAGGAATTAACCACTTGCTGAAGAGTCCCTTCAGTGTTCACCCCAAGACAG GTCGTATTTCGGTACCAATTGACCTTAAGAAAGTGGATGAGTTTGATCCATTTGCTGTTCCCACTATCAG TCAACTCTGCCATGAGCTGGACACAATTAAGAAGGACGACGTAGATGGAAAAGAAAACGGAGGAGACGCAGAAGGCTCCCGGAAGAGCAGGG ATTACAGGAAAACCAGCCTTGCTCCATATGTGAAAGTCTTTGAGCAATTTGTAGAAGAACTGGAAAGCTCACAGAGAGGGGAACGTCTCAATGCTAGCG acATGCAGATGGATTTCTAA